The following proteins are encoded in a genomic region of Deltaproteobacteria bacterium:
- a CDS encoding SDR family NAD(P)-dependent oxidoreductase encodes MLSGKVAIVTGGGTGIGKAIARSLGKSGAAVAILSRSAAHIDSAAAELSRLGLTVLALPTDVRDKAQIQRALAEIVAKWGGIHILVNNAGISGLSPIDDEDDSKWHDIIATNLNGMYLITKEVLKHMPDNAGGRIINISSVLGKFGVPGYTAYCTTKHGMIGFTRALALEVVGRGITVNTVCPGWVETEMATLGINETAALQGITPAQYKAQALAAVPIQRFLDADEIAELVTYIASDAARGITGQAMNICGGQTMV; translated from the coding sequence ATGTTGAGTGGCAAAGTCGCAATCGTAACAGGCGGTGGCACGGGAATCGGCAAGGCGATCGCTAGGTCATTGGGCAAATCTGGCGCAGCCGTAGCGATCTTGTCCCGCAGTGCGGCGCATATTGATTCCGCGGCAGCGGAGCTGAGCCGACTCGGCCTGACAGTATTAGCCTTGCCGACGGACGTGAGAGACAAGGCCCAGATTCAACGCGCCCTCGCGGAGATCGTTGCCAAGTGGGGTGGAATCCACATTCTCGTGAATAACGCCGGCATCTCAGGCCTGAGCCCCATCGACGACGAGGACGACAGCAAGTGGCATGACATCATCGCGACCAATCTAAACGGCATGTATCTGATCACCAAAGAGGTGTTAAAACATATGCCGGACAACGCCGGCGGGCGGATCATCAACATCTCATCGGTGCTCGGCAAATTCGGTGTGCCTGGCTACACCGCTTACTGTACCACCAAGCATGGCATGATCGGTTTCACCCGCGCCCTGGCGCTTGAAGTGGTTGGGCGCGGCATCACGGTCAACACCGTTTGTCCCGGCTGGGTCGAGACCGAGATGGCGACGCTGGGCATCAACGAGACCGCCGCGCTGCAAGGCATCACGCCCGCACAGTACAAAGCCCAAGCCCTAGCCGCGGTGCCGATCCAAAGATTTCTCGACGCCGACGAGATCGCCGAACTGGTCACCTACATCGCTTCCGACGCCGCCCGCGGCATCACCGGTCAAGCGATGAACATTTGCGGCGGTCAGACGATGGTGTAA